Part of the Usitatibacter palustris genome, ACAAGCCCTTCTACGTGCAGTTCGCGACCTTCATCGGCAACGCGGTGCAGGGCAACTTCGGCATCTCGCTGCGCCTCGGGCGCCCCGTCTCCACGCTGCTCGTCGAGCGCCTGCCCGCCACGCTTGAGCTCGCCATGACCGCGGCGCTGATCGGCCTCACCGTCGGGATCACGCTGGGGGTCTACACCGCGCTCCGGCGCGACACCTGGATCTCGCGGGCGATCCTCACGACCTCGCTCATCGGCGTCTCGCTGCCCAACTTCCTCATCGGGATCTTCCTCATCCTCATCTTCGCCGTGTGGCTGGGCGTGCTGCCCTCGTTTGGCCGGGGTGACACCGTGAAGATCGGGCTGTGGTCGACGGGGCTCCTCACCACGAGCGGCTTGAAGGCGCTGATCCTTCCCGCGATCACGCTGGGCTTCTTCCCCGTCACGCTCATCATGCGGCTCGTGCGCTCGGAGATGCTCGAGGTCCTGCGCACCGACTACATCAAGTTCGCGCGCGCCCGCGGCCTCACCGATCGCGCGGTGCACTTCGGACACGCACTCAAGAACACGCTCGTGCCGGTGATCACCATCACCGGCCTGCAGCTGGGCGGCATCATCGCCTTCGCGATCATCACCGAGACCGTGTTCCAGTGGCCGGGGATGGGACTGCTCTTCGTGCAGGCGGTCCAGTTCGCCGACATCCCGGTGATGGGCGCGTACCTGTGCCTGATCGGGCTCATCTTCGTGGTGATCAACCTGTTCGTCGACATCGTCTATTACCTCGTCGATCCCCGCCTGCGGGTTGATCGGGCGATGGCGGGAGGACACTGATGAAAAGCAGGTCCTCGAAGGCGAACAGCAGGTCCCGGCTTCCGGGACGACGGAGCTTCCATGGTTGATGCGCTCCGTCGCTTTCTCGACAGCGATGTGTTCTACAGCTTCAAGCGGTCGCCGGCGGTGATCATCGCCGCGTCGCTGGCGATGATCTTCATCGTGGCCGCGGTGTTCGCGAACTGGGTCGCGCCACACAATCCGTTCGACCTGAAGACGCTGAACCTCCTCGATGCCTTCACGCCGCCCGCGGGCTCGGAACGGGGCAACCCCCAGTACCTGCTCGGTACGGATGACCAGGGCCGCGACGTCCTCTCGACGATCATCTACGGCTCGCGGATGTCACTGCTCGTGGGTTTCTTCGCGACGATGCTCGCGATGGTGGTGGGCGTGACGCTCGGCCTCATCAGCGGCTACGCGGGCGGCAAGATCGACGCCTTCATCATGCGCGTGGCCGATATCCAGCTCTCCTTCCCGGCGATCCTGATCGCGCTCCTGATCGACGGCGTCGCACGCGCGGCGCTTCCCCGCGGCTCGCACGACCAGGTCGTGGTCTACGTGCTGATCCTCGCGATCGCCGCCTCGGGCTGGGTGAACTACGCGCGCACGGTGCGCAGCTCGACCATGGTCGAACGCAACAAGGAATATGTTCAAGCAGCCCGCGTGATCGGCCGGCATCCGCTCGCGATCATGTTTACGCATGTGCTCCCGAACGTACTCGGTCCCGTCCTGGTGCTCGCGACCCTTCAGGTGGGCAACGCGATCATCACCGAATCGTCGCTCTCGTTCCTCGGCGTGGGCGTGCCGCCGACGCAGCCTTCGCTCGGAACACTGATCCGCGTGGGCAACGATTTCCTCTTCTCAGGCGAGTGGTGGATCACCGTGTTCCCTGGGTTGGCCCTGGTCATGCTCGTGCTCTCGATCAACGTGCTGGGCGACTGGCTGCGCGACGCCCTCAACCCGAAGCTTCGGTGATGACGGACCGCCAGAACATCGCGAGCGGCGCGCCCTGGGAGCCTATCGTGGGTTACTCGCGCGCCGTGCGCGTTGGGAACCACATCTGGGTCGCGGGCACCACGGCCACCGCTGCCGACGGCACGATCGTCGGCAAGGGCGACCCGCGCGCCCAGACGGTGCGGGTGCTGGAGAACATCGGTGCGGCTCTCGCCAAGGCCGGCGCGGCGTTCCGGCACGTCGTTCGCTCGCGGATCTTCGTGACCGACATCGCGCACTGGGAAGTCATCGGGCGCGCGCATGGCGAAGTGTTCAGCGCGATTCGCCCCGCCTGCACGCTGGTGCAGGTCACCCGGTTGGTCGATCCCGACATGCTCGTCGAGATCGAGGTCGATGCCTACGTGAACGACTGAGCGAAGGAGAGACCCCATGAACCTGAAGATCCTCGCTGCCCTTCCCGCGCTCTTCGCGAGCGCCGCCCTGGCCGGTCCCTATGACCAGCCCTGGTCCATCGTCGAGAGCGGCGACCGGGCCGAGACGAAAAAGGACGCGACCGTCGCCATCACCAAGGTCGACGGCAAGAGCACCCGCAGCACCCGCAAATCCGATCCGATCGAGCCCGGCAAGCACGTCATCACCGTTTCGTACGAGACCGCGAACTCGATCAGCACCGACCGCTACCGCGAGATGACGATGGATCTCGAGGGTTGCACGCGCTACCGCGTCGTCGCGCGCTACGTGACGAGGATGGACCCGAAGTGGGAGCCGCACGTGTACCCCGAGCCCATCCCCGAATGCGTGAAGCAGTTCAAGAAGAAGGAAGACCCGAAAAAGTGAGCACGGTCGCCCCGCTCCTCTCGGTCCGCAACCTGCGCGTCGAATTCAACACGCGGCGCGGAACGCTCGTCGCCGTCGACGACGTGAGCTTCGACATCGCGCCCGGTGAAGTGCTGGGCGTGGTCGGCGAATCGGGCGCGGGAAAATCCATCACCGGCACCGCGATCATCGGCCTGCTCGAACCGCCTGGCCGCATCGCCGCGGGCGAGATCCTCCTCGAAGGCAATCGCATCGACAACCTGCCCCCCGAGGCGATGCGCAAGATCCGCGGCCGCCAGATCGGCGCGATCTTCCAGGACCCGCTCACGTCGCTGAACCCGCTGTATTCGGTGGGCCGGCAGATCATCGAGACGATCCAGACGCACCTGCCGATGAATGCCGAGCAGGCGCGCAAGCGCGCGATCGAGTTGCTGCAGGAAGTGGGCATTCCGGCGGCCGAGCGGCGCATCGATCACTTCCCGCACCAGTTCTCCGGCGGCATGCGCCAGCGCGTCGTGATCGCCCTCGCCCTTTGCGCGAATCCGAAACTGATCATCGCCGACGAGCCGACGACCGCGCTCGACGTCTCCATCCAGGCGCAGATCATCCAGCTCCTGAAGCGCCTCGGGCGCGAGCACGGCACCTCGGTGATGCTGGTCACGCACGACATGGGCGTGATCGCCGAGACCGCCGATCGCGTCGCGGTGATGTATGCCGGACGCATTGCGGAGATCGGTCCCGTGCAGGACGTGATCCACCATCCGAAGCATCCCTACACCGTGGGCCTCATGGGCTCGATCCCCGCGATCGGCCAGGACGTCGAGCGCCTGCCGCAGATCGAAGGCTCGATGCCGCGCCTCACCGCCATTCCCGCCGGCTGCGCGTTCAATCCGCGTTGCCCGCACGTGTTCGATCGTTGCCGCGTCGAGCGGCCCGACCTGCTGCCCGCCGGCAAGACGCGCGCGGCCTGCTGGCTGCTCGCGAAGGAAACGACCCATGCCTGACGGCGCCTCCCCGAAGCCGCTGCTCGAGGTGCGCGACCTCGCGCGCAGCTTCGACGTCTCGCGCCCGTGGTTGAACCGCGTGCTCGAAGGTTCGCCCAAGCAGATCCTGAAGGCGGTCGACGGCGTGTCCTTCACGATCAACCGCGGCGAGACGCTCTCGCTCGTGGGCGAATCGGGCTGCGGCAAGTCCACCGTCGCGCGACTGATCTGCGGGCTCTATGCGCCCACGCGCGGCTCGGTCATCTTCGACGGCGTGAATCTGGGCGACATCAAGTCGCGCAACGAGATGCTCACGATGCGCCGGCGCTTCCAGATGATCTTCCAGGATCCGTACGCGAGCCTCAATCCGCGCTGGCGGGTCGAGCGCATCGTCGCCGAGCCGATCCGCTCGCATGACTTGATTGCCACCGACGAGGGCATCCACAAGCGCGTGGGTGAGCTTCTCTCGGACGTGCGCCTCTCGCCGCTCGACGGCGTGAAGTACCCGCACGAGTTCTCCGGCGGACAGCGGCAGCGCATCTCGATCGCGCGCGCGCTGTCGTCCAATCCCGAGTTCCTGGTGTGCGACGAGCCGACCAGCGCGCTCGACGTCTCCGTGCAGGCGCAGATCCTCAACCTCATGAAGGACCTGCAGCGCGAGCACGGGCTGACCTACCTGTTCATTTCACACAACCTCGCCGTGGTCTCGCACATCTCCACGCGCGTGGGCGTGATGTACCTCGGTCGGATTGTCGAAATTGCCGACACGAAGACGCTCTTCAATCAGCCGCTGCACCCCTACACGCAGATGCTGCAGAGCGCGATTCCCGACATCACGATGTCCGGCAAGGCCCGCACGCCCGTGGCCGGTGAAGTACCGAACCCGCTCGATCCGCCGCCCGGTTGCGCGTTCAACCCGCGCTGCCCGTTCGCCAACGAGCGTTGCCGCGCCGAGCGTCCGGAGCTGAAGACCTTCGGGGCGACGCAGGTCGCTTGCCACGCCGTCGAAGAAGGCCGCATTCCCCTCAAGTAAGCGATTCGAGGTAGCGCTTCGCTTCCTGTGCGAGGTAGTGACCCGGGTATTTCGCGAGGACGTGCTGGAGGATCTTCCGCGCCATGTCCTTGTTGTCGAGGTCTTCGGCCATGACCTTCGCGGAGAGCAGGTACACGTCGGGGATCAGCGCGTGCCCCGGATTGATCTTGTCGAAGCCTCGCAACGCGGCGACCGCGATCTGCGGATCTCCCGCAGCTCGCGCCGCCTTCGCGATGGGCAGGACGTCCTCGGGCTTCGAGAGCCGGAATGCAGGATCAACCGCGAGGCTTCGCTTGAAGGTCTCGAGCTTGCGCGCGAGCTCCTCGGCGGGGTCGACCTTCGGCGCGGTCGCCAACGGCGGCAGGTTGCCCGATGCAGGCCCGGTCATCGAGCCGATGCTGACGGAGCCGCGTGCGCCGGGCTTCTTGGGCACGTCCGGCGCTTCACCGCCCATCACCGCCGAGAGCGAGCGCTTGTCGCCGGTCATCTTCCGCCGGATCCAGTAGGCGAGCAGGATGATCCCGGCGAGAGCGCCCACCAGCCACTTCCATTTCTTGCGCAGGCTGAGGTTGCCGAAGAACGACTGCTTGTCGATCGTGATCGACTTTTCGCCGACCTTCTCGCCATTGAGGTACTGCGTGAACGTGAAGACGCCGCCGTCGGAGTCGTCGGTCTCCATGCCGCACACGGAGTAGCCCCCGGGCTCGGCCGAGGCGAAGTTCTCCGTGTCGTCGAGGTTCGTGTCGGGACCCGTGATGACGCAACGCAGCGTGGAGTGCGGTACCGGACCATTCCACTGGATCCAGTAGATGACGTCGTCGCCGCCCTTGGCCCGCGAGATGGGATTGCGCGGGACGAATGAGGTGCCGTCGGTGAGCACCATGTTCGCGAAGCCGTCGCGCTTCACCGTGGGAAATTGCGCGGCCGACTGGGCGAAGGCGGCGAGCGAGGCCGCCAGACCCAGGAGGACCTTGCAAATAAAGGTGGGGGTGCGCGGCACGGCGCCACTATACCGGCATTGTCACAAACGCCAAAACTACTTGAGGAGCCGCATCCGGAAATTGCCCGCGCCCGCCGTCTCCGCCGCGGCGTCCAGGCGCATGCGCTCGTCGTCACTCTGCTCCCACGACTCGAACCCCAGCCCGCGATAGACGGCCTGCGCGCGAAGGTTGTCGTGGCGCACATGCAGCCATACGAAGGTGACGTCGGCGCGTGACATCGCGCGATCGACGAACTGCGTGAGTGCTGCCTTGCCGGTGCCCCGCTCCTTCTCCGCGACGAGAAGGCGCTTCACGTAGATCCCCGCGCCTTCGGCCACGCAGTCATACGAAATGAGGTAGCCCGCTGCGGAGCCGTCGCGCTCGATGATCTCGTGGCTGCGGCCGCGCTCACCGTGGATGGCCGCGAGGTGTTCCGCGTCCTCCCACTGGCCGATGAGCTTCACGTTGTCCACGTGACGTTCGAGCGCGGTGATGAAGGCGAGGTCGGATTCCCGCGACGGGCGCAGGGTGATGGCCGGGGCTTTTTCCATACCCGCGACTATAATCGCGCCCGTGCTCTTCAATTCGTACGAATTCCTCCTCGCCTTCCTGCCGCTCGCGGTCCTGGGCTATTTCGCGCTGAAGGGCCACGGCAACCTCTTCCTGGTCGCGGCTTCGCTGTTCTTCTATGCCTGGTGGCGCGTGGAGTTCATCGCGCTGCTGATTGCGAGCATCGCGGTCAACTTCACGATCGGGCGGGCGATCGTGCAGCGCGCGGCCCGGGGCGAGGCCACGAAGGCGCTCCTCGTCGCGGGCATCGCCTTCGATCTCCTCCTGCTGGGCTACTTCAAGTACGCGAACTTCTTCGCGGAGAACGTCGCGGCATTGCTGGGCATCGCGGTGCCGAAGCTCGACGTGGTGCTGCCGATCGGCATCAGCTTCTTCACGTTCACGCAGATCGCGTTCCTGGTCGATGCGCACCAGAAGAAGGCCGCGGAGCCGAACCTCACGAACTACGCGCTGTTCGTCACGTACTTCCCGCACCTGCTCGCGGGACCGATCCTGCATCACCGCGAGATGATGCCGCAGTTCGCCGACGCCTCCTTGAAGCGCGTGGACTGGGACAACGTCGCACGCGGCCTTGCACTCCTCGCCATCGGCCTCGCGAAGAAAGTCCTCATCGCCGATCCGCTCTCCGTGTGGGCCAACGCCGGCTTCGCCGCGGCGCCCACGCTCGGGTTTGGCGATGCGTGGCTCGCGACGCTCTGCTACACGCTGCAGCTCTACTTCGACTTCAGCGGCTACACCGACATGGCGCTGGGCATGGCGCTGATGATGAACATCCGCCTGCCCGAGAATTTCAACTCGCCCTATCGCAGCCGCAACCTGCAGGACTTCTGGCGCCGCTGGCACATGACGCTGATGCGCTTCCTGCGCGACTACGTGTACATCCCGCTCGGGGGCAATCGGCGCGGTGCGACACTCACGGCCGCGTTCCTCGTGCTCACGTTCACGCTGGGCGGCCTCTGGCACGGCGCCAACTGGACCTTCGTGCTATGGGGCCTCGCCAACGGGCTCGGGCTCGTGGTGGTGCGCCTGTGGTCTCGCACGGGCATCGCGATGCCGGTGTTCCTCGCCTGGGCGATCACCTTCCTCGCGGTGAACCTGGGCTGGGTGCTATTCCGCGCGCCCGATCTCGCGACGGCCGGCAGCATGTACCAGGCGCTCGTCGGTGCGCACGGGTTCGGCGCGCTGACCGTGACGGAGTGGCGCTGGATCCCGTCGCTTCCGCAGCTCACGCTCGCTTCCGCAGCCACGAATTGGGACAACGTCTCCACGTTCATCACGCTGCTCGCTGCTGGCTTCATCGCCGCGTGGCCGCGCAACTCCATGGCGATCGTGCGCGAGATGCGCTTCGGCTGGCCGCTGCAGGCCGCGACGGCGCTCGCCCTCGTGGCCGGCGTGCTGGCGCTGGCCAATCCCACCGAGTTTCTCTACTTCAACTTCTGATGATGGGCCGCGCCTTCGTCCGCAACGTGCTGATCGCGACCCTCGCGGGCCTCGCGGCGTGCGCGGCGTTCAACTACGCGATCGATCCGTACCAGCAGTACCGGATCCCGACGTCGTACGCGCCGCGCTTCTACGCCGCGTTCCAGCGCTATGAGAATCCCGGCCTCGCGCGGCACTACGACTTCGACCGCATCGTCCTGGGCTCCTCGATGGCCGAGAACATTCCGGGAAGCCTGGTCGACGAAGCATTCAAGGGCGGCAAGACGATCAACCTTTCGCTCTCGGCGATGACCGCGTACGACGCACGCCGCGTGCTCGAGGTGGCACTCGCTCGCGGCACCGTGAAGCAGGTGATCTACGCGCCCGACTTCAACTCGTTCTCGAAGGGTGTGGACCACTCGGGCTTCCCGCAGGCGCATCCGGGGTTCCTCTACGACAACGCCGTGTGGAACGACTATCCCTACCTGCTTTCGATCGCGACGCTTCGGAAATCCGCGGAGATCGCGATGGACCTGCGCATCAACCGGTTCTCCACCGATCGCGACAAGCCGTGGTACTGGGCCAACGCCTATGCGTTCGGCCCGCGCTTCGCGGTGGCGGGGATCGATCCGAAGCAGGTCGGGAAGAACTTCCGCGACTTCCCGCGCACGCTGCCGGGCATGCAGGCGAGCTTCCGCGCGAACATCGAGCCGCTCCTGCGCGACAACCCCAAGACGGAGTTCGTCTTCGTGTACCTGCCCTTCTCGATCCTCGTCTGGGCCGACTTCGTGCAGCGCGGCGAGCTGGAGACGGCGCTCGCCTTCAAGCGCTGGTCGTTCCACGAACTCCAGAAATACCCCAACGCGCGCGTCCACGATTTCCAGGCGCGCACCGAGTTCCAGGGGCTGCAGCACTACAAGGACATCTATCACCACTCACCCGCGATCTCCTCGCGCGTGATCTGGGAGATGGCGCGGGGTCAGGAGCGCGTCACCGCGGAGAACCTCGAGGCGGGACTCGCCCAGCTGCGGGCCACCGCGCTCGCGGCCGATCCCGTCCGCTTGGTCGACGAAGCAAAGTAGAGGGGTCAGATCCTTTAACTTTATTTTCCTTGTAAAGAAAACAGTCCATTGGAACGGTTGCGCTCGTACAGTGCACCCACGCAACCGTTCCAATGGACTGTTTTCTTTACAAGGAAAATAAAGTTAAAGGATCTGACCCCTCTACTTTCCCAACCCCCGCGCCATGACCACGGCGAAGACGGGAACCATGGCTAGCAGGTGAAGCTCGATGAGGACGACGCGCCGCATGCTGACGCGGTCGGCTTCCGTGAGCTCCCACGTCGGGTTGCTGTTCACCGCGCGGCGCCAGCGCAGGAACGTGAGCGTGGGCTTGATCGACAGGAGGCCCGCCGCGAGGAAGAGCCCGACCTTCACGTAGATGGGCCAGGCGTGGAGGTAGAAGTCAGAACCCTTCGCGCCGTAGAAGAGCCGCAGCAGGCCCGTGATGAACACCAGCCCCGCCGATGCGCCGTAGACCATGTCCACGATGGCGAGGCGGCGGATGGCCGTGGCGTCCAGCGGCGAACGCAGCATGATGAGCTGGCACGACAGGAACGCGAAGAGGATGAAGATCGCGATGAAGTGCAGGTAGGCGAGCAGTGCGTCGAGCCACATGGGTCAGGGATTCCTTGTCGTGATGGCGGCAATGCGCGCCACGGCTTCCTTCAGGCGCGCGATCGGTTGCGTATAGGCGATGCGGATGTGGCGCTCGGGCGCGTTGTTACCGAAGTCCTTGCCCGGCGTGATCGCCACACCGGCGCGTTCGAGCACATCGCGCGCGAAGGCGAAGCTGTCGCCCGTGAGCGCGGAACAGTCCGCGTAGAGGTAGAAGGCGCCCTGCGGCACGACCGGGATGCGAAAGCCCAGTGATTCAAGCGCGGGGATGAGGTAGTCGCGGCGTTGCGCGAGCTCCGCGCGGCGCTGCTCGAGGATGGCGATGGTCTCGCGCAGGAAGCACGCGAGCGCCGCATGCTGCGCCGGCGCCGAGGGCGAGATGTAGAGATTCTGCGCGAGCGTCTCGACCTGCCGCTCGTACGCCTCCGGCACCACGAGCCACCCCAGGCGCCAGCCAGTCATGTGGAAGTACTTCGAGAAGCTGTTGATGACGAAGATGTCGTCGCCGCACTCGAGCGCGGTGCGCGCGTCCACGCCGTACGTGAGTCCGTGGTAGATCTCGTCCATGAGCAGCGTGCCGCTCTTCTCGCGAACGGCTGCCGTCATGCGCGCGACTTCCTCGGGTGCCACCAGCGTGCCGGTCGGATTCGACGGACTCGCGACCATCGCCATGCGGGTGCGCTCGCCCCAATTCCTGCTGACGAGGTCAGCCGTGAGCTGGTACTGCGTGTCCGTGCCCACGGGGATGAGTTTGGGAACACCGCCCAGCGTGCGCATGAAGTGGCGGTTGCACGGGTAGCTCGGGTCCGCGAGCAGCACCTCATCGCCCGCGTCGAGGACGACGCCGAACGCGAGGAGCAACGCGGCACTCGATCCGGCCGTGACCGCGATGCGCCGGTACGAAATCTCCACGCCGTACCGATCGGCATAGAACTGCGCGATCGCCTTGCGCAGTGCCTGCAGCCCCATCGCCGAGG contains:
- a CDS encoding ABC transporter ATP-binding protein, producing MSTVAPLLSVRNLRVEFNTRRGTLVAVDDVSFDIAPGEVLGVVGESGAGKSITGTAIIGLLEPPGRIAAGEILLEGNRIDNLPPEAMRKIRGRQIGAIFQDPLTSLNPLYSVGRQIIETIQTHLPMNAEQARKRAIELLQEVGIPAAERRIDHFPHQFSGGMRQRVVIALALCANPKLIIADEPTTALDVSIQAQIIQLLKRLGREHGTSVMLVTHDMGVIAETADRVAVMYAGRIAEIGPVQDVIHHPKHPYTVGLMGSIPAIGQDVERLPQIEGSMPRLTAIPAGCAFNPRCPHVFDRCRVERPDLLPAGKTRAACWLLAKETTHA
- a CDS encoding ABC transporter permease, with the protein product MFAFIIRRLLQGVIVMLVVGFIAFALFNFVGDPVALMLPPEATSADRAQMREALGLDKPFYVQFATFIGNAVQGNFGISLRLGRPVSTLLVERLPATLELAMTAALIGLTVGITLGVYTALRRDTWISRAILTTSLIGVSLPNFLIGIFLILIFAVWLGVLPSFGRGDTVKIGLWSTGLLTTSGLKALILPAITLGFFPVTLIMRLVRSEMLEVLRTDYIKFARARGLTDRAVHFGHALKNTLVPVITITGLQLGGIIAFAIITETVFQWPGMGLLFVQAVQFADIPVMGAYLCLIGLIFVVINLFVDIVYYLVDPRLRVDRAMAGGH
- a CDS encoding DUF2214 family protein, encoding MWLDALLAYLHFIAIFILFAFLSCQLIMLRSPLDATAIRRLAIVDMVYGASAGLVFITGLLRLFYGAKGSDFYLHAWPIYVKVGLFLAAGLLSIKPTLTFLRWRRAVNSNPTWELTEADRVSMRRVVLIELHLLAMVPVFAVVMARGLGK
- a CDS encoding tetratricopeptide repeat protein, which codes for MPRTPTFICKVLLGLAASLAAFAQSAAQFPTVKRDGFANMVLTDGTSFVPRNPISRAKGGDDVIYWIQWNGPVPHSTLRCVITGPDTNLDDTENFASAEPGGYSVCGMETDDSDGGVFTFTQYLNGEKVGEKSITIDKQSFFGNLSLRKKWKWLVGALAGIILLAYWIRRKMTGDKRSLSAVMGGEAPDVPKKPGARGSVSIGSMTGPASGNLPPLATAPKVDPAEELARKLETFKRSLAVDPAFRLSKPEDVLPIAKAARAAGDPQIAVAALRGFDKINPGHALIPDVYLLSAKVMAEDLDNKDMARKILQHVLAKYPGHYLAQEAKRYLESLT
- a CDS encoding ABC transporter ATP-binding protein — encoded protein: MPDGASPKPLLEVRDLARSFDVSRPWLNRVLEGSPKQILKAVDGVSFTINRGETLSLVGESGCGKSTVARLICGLYAPTRGSVIFDGVNLGDIKSRNEMLTMRRRFQMIFQDPYASLNPRWRVERIVAEPIRSHDLIATDEGIHKRVGELLSDVRLSPLDGVKYPHEFSGGQRQRISIARALSSNPEFLVCDEPTSALDVSVQAQILNLMKDLQREHGLTYLFISHNLAVVSHISTRVGVMYLGRIVEIADTKTLFNQPLHPYTQMLQSAIPDITMSGKARTPVAGEVPNPLDPPPGCAFNPRCPFANERCRAERPELKTFGATQVACHAVEEGRIPLK
- a CDS encoding ABC transporter permease: MVDALRRFLDSDVFYSFKRSPAVIIAASLAMIFIVAAVFANWVAPHNPFDLKTLNLLDAFTPPAGSERGNPQYLLGTDDQGRDVLSTIIYGSRMSLLVGFFATMLAMVVGVTLGLISGYAGGKIDAFIMRVADIQLSFPAILIALLIDGVARAALPRGSHDQVVVYVLILAIAASGWVNYARTVRSSTMVERNKEYVQAARVIGRHPLAIMFTHVLPNVLGPVLVLATLQVGNAIITESSLSFLGVGVPPTQPSLGTLIRVGNDFLFSGEWWITVFPGLALVMLVLSINVLGDWLRDALNPKLR
- a CDS encoding MBOAT family O-acyltransferase, with the translated sequence MLFNSYEFLLAFLPLAVLGYFALKGHGNLFLVAASLFFYAWWRVEFIALLIASIAVNFTIGRAIVQRAARGEATKALLVAGIAFDLLLLGYFKYANFFAENVAALLGIAVPKLDVVLPIGISFFTFTQIAFLVDAHQKKAAEPNLTNYALFVTYFPHLLAGPILHHREMMPQFADASLKRVDWDNVARGLALLAIGLAKKVLIADPLSVWANAGFAAAPTLGFGDAWLATLCYTLQLYFDFSGYTDMALGMALMMNIRLPENFNSPYRSRNLQDFWRRWHMTLMRFLRDYVYIPLGGNRRGATLTAAFLVLTFTLGGLWHGANWTFVLWGLANGLGLVVVRLWSRTGIAMPVFLAWAITFLAVNLGWVLFRAPDLATAGSMYQALVGAHGFGALTVTEWRWIPSLPQLTLASAATNWDNVSTFITLLAAGFIAAWPRNSMAIVREMRFGWPLQAATALALVAGVLALANPTEFLYFNF
- a CDS encoding RidA family protein, translated to MTDRQNIASGAPWEPIVGYSRAVRVGNHIWVAGTTATAADGTIVGKGDPRAQTVRVLENIGAALAKAGAAFRHVVRSRIFVTDIAHWEVIGRAHGEVFSAIRPACTLVQVTRLVDPDMLVEIEVDAYVND
- a CDS encoding GNAT family N-acetyltransferase, which produces MEKAPAITLRPSRESDLAFITALERHVDNVKLIGQWEDAEHLAAIHGERGRSHEIIERDGSAAGYLISYDCVAEGAGIYVKRLLVAEKERGTGKAALTQFVDRAMSRADVTFVWLHVRHDNLRAQAVYRGLGFESWEQSDDERMRLDAAAETAGAGNFRMRLLK
- a CDS encoding pyridoxal phosphate-dependent aminotransferase, yielding MNDAPTFHLAARMAHIAPFEVMEIQKLARKLEAEGRDIIHLEIGEPDFRTPQPVVDAAKRALDEQPMRYTSAMGLQALRKAIAQFYADRYGVEISYRRIAVTAGSSAALLLAFGVVLDAGDEVLLADPSYPCNRHFMRTLGGVPKLIPVGTDTQYQLTADLVSRNWGERTRMAMVASPSNPTGTLVAPEEVARMTAAVREKSGTLLMDEIYHGLTYGVDARTALECGDDIFVINSFSKYFHMTGWRLGWLVVPEAYERQVETLAQNLYISPSAPAQHAALACFLRETIAILEQRRAELAQRRDYLIPALESLGFRIPVVPQGAFYLYADCSALTGDSFAFARDVLERAGVAITPGKDFGNNAPERHIRIAYTQPIARLKEAVARIAAITTRNP